The genomic window ACGCGGGACTCGACGCCGTAGGGCTGCTCGTTCTGCGGCACGCCCGGCTTGCGGTCGTCCCCGCCGGTCTCGTCGTCGGAGACGTAGTCGGCGAGTGCGGCGCGGAAGGCGTGCTTGGCGTCGGTGATCGCCACGCGGTCCTGCGGCCGCTTGGGGCCGGCGATCGAGGGGACGACCGTGGCCAGGTCCAGCTCGAGGTACTCGGAGAAGGCCGGCTCGCGGGAGGGGTCGTGCCAGAGGCCCTGCTCCTTGGCGTAGGCCTCGACCAGCGCCACCTGCTCCGGCGAGCGGCCGGTGAGCTGCAGGTAGGTGATGGTCTCCTCGTCGATGGGGAACATGGCCGCGGTGGAGCCGAACTCCGGGCTCATGTTGCCGATCGTGGCGCGGTTGGCCAGCGGGACGGCGGAGACGCCGGCGCCGTAGAACTCGACGAACTTCCCGACGACGCCGTGCTGGCGCAGCATCTCGGTGATCGTCAGGACCAGGTCGGTGGCGGTGGCGCCCTCGGGCAGCTCGCCGGTCAGCTTGAAGCCGACGACGCGCGGGATGAGCATCGACACCGGCTGGCCGAGCATCGCGGCCTCGGCCTCGATGCCGCCGACGCCCCAGCCCAGCACGCCCAGGCCGTTGACCATGGTGGTGTGGCTGTCGGTGCCCACGCAGGTGTCGGGGTAGGCGACGACGCGGTCGCCCTCCTGGCGCGGGAAGACCACGCGGGCCAGGTGCTCGATGTTGACCTGGTGGACGATGCCGGTGCCCGGCGGGACGACCTTGAAGTCGTCGAAGGCGCCCTGGCCCCAGCGCAGGAACTGGTAGCGCTCGCCGTTGCGCTGGTACTCGATCTCGACGTTGCGCTCGAAGCTCTCCGGGGTGCCGAAGACGTCGGCGATGACGGAGTGGTCGATGACCAGCTCGGCCGGGGCGAGCGGGTTGATCTTGTTCGGGTCGCCGCCGAGGTCGGCCATGGCCTCGCGCATGGTGGCCAGGTCGACGATGCAGGGGACGCCGGTGAAGTCCTGCATGACCACGCGGGCCGGGGTGAACTGGATCTCCTGGTCGGGCTCGGCCGACGGGTCCCAGTTCGCGATCGCCCGGATGTGGTCGGCGGTGATGTCCGCGCCGTCCTCGGTGCGCAGCAGGTTCTCGAGCAGGACCTTCAGGCTGAAGGGGAGCTTGTCGGAGCCCTCGACCGCGTCGAGCCGGTAGATGTCGTAGTCGGTGCCCTCGACGCTGAGCGTCGACCGGGCTCCGAAGCTGTCCTTGCTGGCTGCCACTGCTTGCGCCTCACCCTCGAGTGTCCATCGGGCTTGAATGCCACCCTCCATCATCCCAGCCCGCGACGCAGAGGTCCTGGTGAGGCGACCCTTCCCTTCCTCCGTGACGTCGCTCTCACCACCGACCTACGGTGGAGTGCGTGACCGGTGCCGTCCCCGACCCGCTGCCCGAGTGGCTCACCGGCGCCCGGCGGATCGCCGTCCTCAGCGGTGCCGGCGTCTCCACCGACAGCGGCATCCCCGACTACCGCGGCCCGAACGGCGTGTGGACCCGCGACCCCGACGCCGAGAAGCTCGTGACGCTGTCCTACTACGTGGCCGACCCCGCGATCCGGCGGAAGGCGTGGCGCATGCGTGCCGACCTGCGGGCCGGTGACGTCGCCCCGAACGCCGGGCACCGGGCGCTGGTCGGCCTCGAGGCGCAGGGCCGGCTGCGGGCGCTGCTCACCCAGAACGTCGACGGGCTGCACCAGGCCGCGGGCTCCTCGCCGGACCGGGTGCTGGAGCTGCACGGCACCGTGCACGCCGTCGAGTGCCTGTCCTGCGGCGACCGGACGTCGATGGACAGCGCCCTGGCCCGCCTCGACGCCGGCGAGGAGGACCCGGCCTGCCTGGCCTGCGGCGGCATCCTCAAGTCGGCCACGGTGAGCTTCGGCCAGGCGCTGGACGAGCGGGTCCTCGCCGCGGCGGCGGAGGCGGCCGCCGACTGCGACGTCTTCCTCGCCGTCGGGACCTCGCTGGTCGTGTACCCGGTGGCCGGCCTGGTGGAGATCGCCGCCGCGCACGGTGCCCGCGTGGTCATCGTCAACGCCGAGCCCACGCCCTACGACGGGCTGGCCGACCTCGTCGTCCGCGAGCCGATCTCCGACGCGCTGCCACGGCTGCTGGGGACGGCGTGAGCCGCGCCGAGCTGGAGGCCCGCTACCGCGCGCTGGTGCTGCAGGAGCTGCCCGAGCGCGCGCGGGAGGGGCGCTGGGTGGTCACCGCCGACCACTGCTTCGGCCGGATCGTGCTCGACCACGCCGTCGGCGGGCGCTGGTACGACGTCCTCGACCGCCGGCGCTCCCCGGCGTTCGCCCAGCTGTCGGACGAGCAGCTGGCCGGCGCGGTCGCCCTGGCCGAGCGGGTGCTGGCCGAGGGCGACCCGCTGCTGCGCGCGCTGGACGCGCAGAGCCTCGCCTGGCGCGGCAGGCCGCCCAAGCCGGCGACGACGCGGCGGTGACGCTGCTCGTCGTCCACCTGGTGCTGACGGCGGCCTACGCCGGCTTCCAGTGGACGGTGCGCGCCGTCGTCTACCCGCAGTTCGCCCTGGTGCCGGCCGCGGCGTTCCCCGCCTACGAGCGGGCGCACCAGCGGCGGATCCCGCCCGTGGTCGGCCCGCTGTTCGCCGGGCAGGGGATCACCACGCTGTGGCTGCTGGCGGCCCGGCCCGAGGGGGTCCCGCTGCTGCCGGTCTTCGCGGGCGGCGTGTGCCTGGCCGTCGTCCTCGGCGTCACCGGCCTGCTGGCCGTGCCGCTGCACCGGCGGCTGGGGGAGGGCTTCGACGCCCGCGTGCTCGCCCGGCTGCTGCGGGTGGACACCGTCCGCGCGCTCGCGGCCAGCGCCGGGACGGTCGTGGCCGCGTGGCTGCTGCTCGCCAGCGGCTAGCGTGACACCGACCACGTCCAGCGGCTGACCGGGACGCCGGCAGCCCTGCCACCGGGAGCCCGCATGCGCGTGCCCTTGACCACCCGCGACTTCCTCGACCGTGCCGAGCTGGTCTACGGCGACCGGGTCGGTGTCGTCGACGAGCCCGCCCAGCCGGCACCGTCGCTCGGGGAGGTGTCCTACCGCGAGGTGGCCCGCCGCGGCCGCGCGCTGCAGGCGGGGCTCGACGCGCTCGGGGTGGGGGAGGGCGAGCGGATCGCGATCGTCAGCCACAACGCCGCGCGGCTGCTGGAGGTGCTGCTGGCCGTCCCGTCCTCGGGCCGGGTGGCGGTGCCGGTCAACTTCCGGCTCAACCCGGAGGAGGTGTCCTACATCGTCGGGCACTGCGGCGCGAGGGTGCTGCTGGTCGACCCGGAGCTGGAGACCTCGCTCAA from Geodermatophilus normandii includes these protein-coding regions:
- a CDS encoding SIR2 family NAD-dependent protein deacylase, producing the protein MTGAVPDPLPEWLTGARRIAVLSGAGVSTDSGIPDYRGPNGVWTRDPDAEKLVTLSYYVADPAIRRKAWRMRADLRAGDVAPNAGHRALVGLEAQGRLRALLTQNVDGLHQAAGSSPDRVLELHGTVHAVECLSCGDRTSMDSALARLDAGEEDPACLACGGILKSATVSFGQALDERVLAAAAEAAADCDVFLAVGTSLVVYPVAGLVEIAAAHGARVVIVNAEPTPYDGLADLVVREPISDALPRLLGTA
- a CDS encoding DUF1772 domain-containing protein; this translates as MTLLVVHLVLTAAYAGFQWTVRAVVYPQFALVPAAAFPAYERAHQRRIPPVVGPLFAGQGITTLWLLAARPEGVPLLPVFAGGVCLAVVLGVTGLLAVPLHRRLGEGFDARVLARLLRVDTVRALAASAGTVVAAWLLLASG